A region of the Hyperolius riggenbachi isolate aHypRig1 chromosome 9, aHypRig1.pri, whole genome shotgun sequence genome:
caggcagcgctgaggggtggatcggaactccctctgacgtcggtgacgtcatggcgACCGggaaagcccagcaggaaatcccgttctgaacgggatttcctgcttactctgatcgccgaaggcgatcggagtgggtggcgggatgccgctgcgctgcggctatcatgtagcgagcccagggctcgctacgtgatttaaaaaataaaaaatttaaaaaaaatagtgctgcgccccctcctgggcgatattgtatcgcccagagggttaaacccccctaaagaccaggccaaatttcttgaaattggccactgcagctttaaggccaagctgcagggccgcacaactcagcacacaagtgatttccccctccctgctttttctccccaccaacagagctatctgttggtggggtctgattgctcccctagtgtttatttttttttaaatatttttattatttttataatttatttttccacgctccctccctccccccgccagccaatcagcgtgatcgtctgtcataggcttcagcctatgacagcggatcacttccgcaCTAACAGAGGGGGcagccatgtcacatgactgtccccagtacagtgcttttgcagatcgcatcgctgtacaccctaattagactgcggtttcgccatctaacagtctcctgctatgtatcctggtagcaggaaagcagagccaggagggggcaggcttgggcttgaaaagacatcacagaagaccaaCTCGGCTATAATCATCCcggggcaaagccagactgaatgctcagttggagaTTCTTATCAGAACTAATAAGAAcactgagcagtgaaaaatgaaacaaagagcagagtaggtgtttactgtcatgttcccactgatatatatggtaaaatacatgagggtgcttcatctctggttctctttaaaatcaagGGTAACAGATTTATGGTTCAGCAATCCTCTCTAGGGATAAGTTCTGTGTTATAAAGGTTGGTTAGACTGTGTCTCACGCAAGTGCTTTGCTGTTAGATGAAGCGGGGTCTGATCAGCACCCCTCCAGCGGACATGCTGCCTACCTCAGAAAGTGGAAAGTCCAACTCCTGGTTGCGGCAGAAGAACGCCGGCATCTATGTCAGGCCCAGACTGTTCTCACCCTACGTAGAGGAAGCCAAGGTAAGATGGGCTATGCTGGTGATTGGTGGGCAGCATTCAGCACACTCTCTCCTAGACTTTCGTGTACTTTTCTGCACTTCCCCAAGGAGTCCTAACATCCATGGTTCTCTAATATTCCAGGCGGTGCTGGATGAGATGATGGTGGAGCAGACTGATTTGGTTCGTCTGAGGATGGTTCGAATGTCCAATGTTCCCGACACGCTGTATATGGTAAACAACGCCGTGCCACAGTGCTGTCACATGATCAACCACCAGCAAATGAGCAGTAGCCAGGCAATCCCTCCTACTGTAGTAGCCAATGAAATACCAGGTGGGGATTCCtcattttgaggttttttttttgttttgtttttttcttctctgatttgttgtcttgtttttttgttttcggcttaaaggggacctgatctcacaacttcctctctgctctaaaagataagcagcagcagaataacctttacagaagaaAACATTTCTCTGTTATATCTGATACCAAtcgtgcaataaatctgcagtgtgtctacttcctgctttcatgcaagcagacatagggttaacctcctgtgtttacaaattagcagctctgacgaggcagccaggtgacacagctgggggatcaaattacagtggagattagttacagatgaggagaaattagacaggctaaactctctaaatacatacaggttgcatttctctgcttttcttctgtcctgtgtaggGATGATCAGATATGCAaatttccgagttgatgcaaagttatgcaaatgtatgcagcttgaaaacggcTGCCACAGCTGCATGTGAGAGAGAGGCAGGCGCAGGCTTAATCTGTTACATTgcttcggggagggggggggggggaattcattgATTTAACTCCGCTGGGAATCCTGTTCATTTCTAAAATTGGCCGCAGGTGCACGGCCACATCGCGTTTTGAccgtccagaacccgaagtggccagacttcgggttctggccgtgacctatataaaaaagtgtttttgactgtagttttactatttggccacaagatagcctcAGTAATTTTTTGCGAATGGTCCTGTAAGCGtagtaagtacgcttacaggaagtgtagcgatgatgggaaacttttttttttttttttttttttacgcaatgATCATGCAGCTTCTCCTTGAAGCAGCCGATAATTGCTGTGGGGACTTAGATCGAGAACGGGAACTgttttccctttcattgatctccgggcgggcggcggcgcacggaagcgctcgtGCGAGCAGGAGCACGGGTAGCGGCGGAGGTGCGTATATCTATGCTCCAGGCGGGGAAATGAAGTTAAAAGGGGCGTGGATATACTGTACccaggcggcgaagtggttaatatctagggatgtaagtgacagcttctgGCTTGTCGGTAGCTTGTCAGGAGTATAAtaagcatcactgataagcaaattattaagaatacaacttctgagagcaggggagatatggtaaaaggtcaatagtttgtattttcatttagggacacttattaggctgccactgagcagaggcaacaaaacagtcAGTCTACTTTGTGAATGTGTAAATCTAAATAAAATCTAAAGTAATTTTaagaagtaggaggataaataacattgtttatctcatctgtttattttcaccgctggttcactttaatgacttCACGGTCATATAGCAGTTGCTATAGAATCCCATTGTGCAGTATGTGATTGTACAATATCTGGTTGTACAGGATCTGATGACCTCTGTCTGCTTCCTCTCCACAGTTCCTCCGCTGGCCGTTGTGAAGGAGATGATCAGACGCTTGCAGGAGCTGCGGCACACGGAGCAGGTGCAGCGTGCTTACGCCTTAAACTGCGGCGAAGGTGCTACCGTCAGCTACGAGATTCAGATCCGAGTTCtgagagagttcagcctgtctgaCTCTGCTGCAGAGCTGCTACAGGTAACGTGCACCGTCTACTGTAGTGATGTCACTTCTACGCAACGCATAGGAGATCACAGGGAGAACCACATCACATTACGTGCCCTCTCCACGACCTAACACTGAAAAATGCAGTCCCTTCACCacggaggggtttttcccctttatggaccagagcaattttcacctttcagcgctcctccctttcattcagtcactttatcactacttatcacaccaaaatgatctatctatatttagtttttttcgtttttattttttggggtggtacattttgctaagaattatttttcatctatatgcattttaatgggaataataagaaaaaaaatttctgttttcagccattatagtcttaaaataaaactttctactgcgagtaaaacccacacattatttgcccatttgtcctggttattgcgacGTTTAAAATAgttccctagtacaatatatggcgccaatattttatttggaaataaaggttcattttttCAGTGTTAtctctgtcactaattacaagcccatatatggtaaaaataacagcaatataccctcatgacatacatatttaaaaagttcagtccctaatgtttgttttgtttttttcagtccctaatgttttatttttttggtttttttttttcaatttttattcatgtaaaagttttttatttgggtaattatgggagagtgtgggaggtaaggggttaattttaagtgtgtggtgtgtgtgtgtgtttattaaaACAAGTGTATGTAGGtgaaattttactatttggccacaagatgtcctcgtgtaTTATTTCTTGTTAGAGTACTATTAGTacgcgaacaggaagtaatgcgtggaacgTGTTACTTCCTTAGTTGCAATGACACTGGCATTtcattgatgccagcgatcattgacatggggacttagaccaatgaatgggaactgcgatcCCCTTCATTTACCCCCTCTCTAAAGATCGGCGGCAAGAACGCATACAGGAGTGCACAGATATGTacgcccctggagctaagatgaagtctccagggctgtagatatactgtatggtAAACATTAACTGGTTAAAGCCCCTTTCCATTGAAAAGCAGGCGCACAAGAAAACTGGACCAAAGTGACAGCATACTGAATCAATAGGCTGGTTCCAATTCAAGGGTGGGAGATAATATATATAGAACTGCTTCTGCATTACTTTTTTCGCTGCATGTTGGCAGGAAATTCTGACACGACTTCAAAGCTGCACATGCACCGTATtaatctaatggtggccatacatggtgcaattttttttcatccaatcttaccatttctatgtaatataagggaactgcctaaattatcctttcaatatattcactttatttacccttatactacatagaaatggtaagattggatgaaaaaaatgtaccatgtatggccaccatcagGGACAGAGGCAGCACTCCCGTTGAAATGGTACACTCCTGTTTAGTGGGTTCTTTGTCTGTGTTTAATTGTTCTTTAGCAGTTTGACACTGTGatgtattttaaacaaaaatgtaattcatTCTTTTTCAGAATCCTCACAAGTTCTTCCCGGATGAGCGGTTCGGAGACGAGAGTCCTCTCCTGACAGTGCGCCAGTCCGGGAGATGCAGGATCAACAGCACCCCCGCCGCGGAAACCATGTTTACGGACATAGACTCTTACGTGGCCTTCCATCCACCcttacccccacccccacctccgtATCACCCTCCCGCCACGCCGATCCACAACCAGTTCAAAGCGAGCTGGAAGCAGCGTGTGCCCAGCCAGCACCCGTCCCGCTCCTTCTCCTACCCCTGCAACCATTCAGTGTTCCACTCCCGCACCATTCCTAAAGCCACTCCACCCTCCTACCTGCCTGGCGGCAAAAACATACCCCCCGATTGCACTAACACGGGCCTCGGCAGGCAGACCGTAGCAGCGGCCGCAGCAGCTGCCCTGGCGGCAGAACAGCAGGCGGTAAGTTCTGTTATGTTTGTCAGGTTTTCTGAGCGGCACGGTGTGCAGCATAGGGCTAGCCAGATAACTGGTGGCCTGCACAGAATGTTGTCTTTTGTGTAAGCATCATTTGTATTCAGTGGTTTTTAGCCAGTTGTGCGTGGTCCAGTGTTAGTCATAGAGACAATCTGAaaacacaacaaaagttgttcaggtgatgcctttaaagagaacccgaggtgtgtttaaagaatgttatctgcatacagaggctggatctgcctatacagcccagcctctgttgctatcccaaaccccactaaggtccccttgcactctgcaatccctcataaatcacagccatgctgtgaggctgtgtttacatctgtagtgtcagtctcagctgctcccccgcctcctgcatagctccggtccctgcccctgtcccttccctccaatcagcagggagggaagggatgcaggcggggactggagttctgcaggaggcggggagagcagcagactgacactatagagataaacaaacaagctgtttgtcagcagcgtggctgtgatttatgagggattgcagagtgcagggggaccttaggggggtttgggatagcaacagaggctgggctgggctgtataggcagatccagcctctgtatgcagataataatcttcaaacccacctcgggttttctttaaagggaaggtccaaggaaaaaaaatctacttacctcaggcttcctccagcccctggcaggcgACCTGTGCTTTTGCCGCAGCTCCGTTGGCTAACGGTCCCTTCCGGTGCAaaggccgacctcgccaggtcggcatttgCCAGCTTCTTCCTGCGTTTCACTGAGTCGCATTGATGTCCTCTGGGCTTTTCTGCGCaggactactgtgcctgcgcagtacattccggatgatgtcagtgcgactgaGAGccgcttgcgcaggcacagtcgGCATCTTGCGCCACAGGGGACCCCGGACCACTAGTGTGGAGTGGAGCtgcagcgtgggcacaggacggctgacgggctggaggaagccctctgatgtgtcctttaaccctcctggcggtttgctaaaaaatcgccagggggcagcaaatcttttttttttttaatttttttttttttctcgctacatgatagccgctgctcagtggcatccccccagcccctccgatcgccgccggcgatcggcgatcaggagatcccgtttaaagaacgggatctcctggagggcttcccccgtcgccatggcgacggggcgggatgacgtcaccgacgtcaacgacgtcgtgacgtcataggggattccgatccaccccatagagctgcctggcactgattggccaggcagcgcacggggtctggggggggggggggggggggctgcggcgcgacggatagtggcggatcggcgggtagcggcggcgatcgggcactgcacgcagctagcaaagtgctagctgcgtgcaggaaaaaaaaaattatgcaaatcggcccagcggggcctgggcggtgccttccggcagcatagcccgagctcagctcgggcttaccgccaggaaggttaaagaaaacctgtactgaaaaaagttcccctggggggtactcacctcagtagggggaagcctctggaccctatcgaggcttcctgtgtcccacggcggtctcgctgcagtccccaaaaacgcacaggcgacaaatccgacagcctgtgcaatatttacctttccaggctccagcgggggcgctgttgcggctcttctgtcgGAGATAGGcgcaaatagccgatctctgtcgggtccgctctactgcgcaggcgcaagtctcctgcgcctgtgcagtagagcggcctgacggagatcggctattttcgcctatctccgtgcagagagcggatactgcgcccgcgctggagccaaggaggtaaatatttacatcgcagccgctccgggaggattttcgccaccgccgtgggaccgagaagGGCGggggaagcttcaataggatccggaggcttcccccacccaaggtgagtaccacccaggggaggtttttgcattacagattttctttaatgattTACTGGACCAGATTTCTTTGCGAGCTTTCGAAACTTTTAAGTTTCTTCAGGCATGCTACAGAActggtatggttctgatccagttctgtttcatgcctgaagaagaaacttagagacactgtaacatcaaaaagatcaccTGGGGGGGTTACTcgactcgggtgggggaagcctcagggtcccaatgaggcttccctggcTGTCCTCTGTAAcacggggtctcgctgcagccctccgaacagccgccgacagacccgactgttgattttatatttacctttgcaggctccagcgggggcgctgtggctgctttcggctccaaagtagagggaaatacccgatctcagacggttccgctctactgcgcaggcgccggaaacttgcccctgcgcagtagagcggacccgacggcgatcgggtatttctgcttACTTTGGagccgccagagcgcctgcgcaggagccgggaaggtaaatatttacgttgccgctgtacggagggctgcagcgagacacccattaggatcctgaggcttcccccacccgaggtgagtaccccccaggggacgttttgatgttacagattctctaaagttttgaaagctcacAAAGAAATCTGGTACAGTTAAGCATTAAAGGTAAACCACTTTTGTTATTTCTTCGAAGTGTTTTTAGTGATTTGCTTCTAGTTTTACCTAGGGCCTCTCCCAGCCTCtagcagtctatcaggtccctcgGTCTAGTTTTGCTGCCCACCAGTGCACCACGAATACCTCTGAAAGATCCCTGACCACAGCTGTGGTCGCaggctattgcgcaggtgcatacACGCCTCTCTATTGCGCTCCCAGAGCTAGGTGTGTTCTGTACTTGAGCAGTTTAAATCTTTGTGAACTGTGTAAGTGCACAACGCTCCCGGCCAACAGAGTGCATTCGAGAGAGGTGCGCGGACACGCATGCGCAATATCACATAATCACGACTGTGGTCAGCGATGTTTCGGAGGGGCTAGTGGTGCAATGGCGGGCAGCAGAACCCAGCGAGGGACCCAGATAGACTGAAGACAGGAGAAGCCCCATCTAATCTTTAACATATCagatcaggtgtcctttaaatatgtaGGCTgatacatttccttttaaacaatgcagattgcctggctatcctgctgatcttctgcctttaatacttttagggctcgtttccactgtagcggtgcggaatcgcctggattccaccgcagaagaaatcgcatgcggctgcgtttccgcatgcggatatacccgcgatttcgcatgcgatttcgcatggcaaggagccaggcgaatttaaccatgtcactgcctgtgtaaagctccattgctttacatgcgaaatcgcatgcaaaatcgcggggaaatccgcatgacaaagccgcatgcgatttccctattgaatgcattagcggcgattcgcccgcattcctgccgcacgcgaaatctgacgaccctgtcaGGCAGATTTTCCCCCACGCcgaaacgcacccgcacgacgcacaagtggaaacaatcccatccacttgtattgcctatgcgaatccgcatgcagtgcctgcatgcggattcgctatagtggaaacgaaccCTAAGCCCTAAACcctcaacaaacatgcagcagatcaggtgtttctgacaaaaatccaaccggattagctgcatgcttgtttcaggtgtgtgacactagtgcagccaagtggatcagcagggctgccagccaactggtattgtttaacaggaaataaatatggcagccaccatacgtCTCCCACAGCGAGTTTGTTTTAACTACTAGGCAAGCGCCTCacgcgatgggcgtggccgcggcgaaagccccaggaccgcctaacgccgatcggcgtaaagtcctggggctctgtttagcagGAGATCTCGTGCACGCTGCGCGTgcttctcctgcttggtgggtgaagcggagctccgcctttagTCTCTCAGCGGCAGAGGAGCGCAAACGACCGCTAAGACTTCTGGGTGAGTCAACCCCCTGTATCCTGTGGTCACACCTGTGTAATCAGCGGGGCATTAGCATTAAATCCATAGTGCCTGAGTCTTTTCACCACGTGATAGTCCGTGCTTTCGGGAGTCTTCTGAAGGTTTTGGAAGCACACGTCCTAGAGTGCTTCTAAAGACTGGCACATGCGCAAGTGCGCAGTATGCACCCGCTcttcttcggaagcacttgggaaTGAGAGCATTTCCGAATCCTTCAAGAGGAATccctaaaggttcatacacacctaccaactatctgccaaacttgtcccattcacacgctcaacagcagtcttttaagcagcacaattgtcaaacagcttttgttgtgaaacaagttgaaacaacttacagtatatactcgcatacaagacgaatttttgacccccaaaaagggggtccgcATTCCCCTCTGAagtttcagcgtgtatcacagcagcacgcccggcgctgctgctgtgacgatgcagggggcaggaaagagcggttcccctggtaacggcgatacagatcgccgctatagggagccgcgatctttcctgcactctagtctgcatcgtcacagcagcagcgccgggcgcgctgctgtgatacacgctgaaactTCAGAGGGGAAcgtggattaggaagcggccgctgcctaagcaggtaatagcagcggcggccgcggggggagcactacctacctatgctgggcactatactggctaaactgggcactatactggctaaactgggcactatactggctaaactgggcactatactggctaaactgggcactttactagccatactggggcactatactagctaaactgggcactatactagctaaactgggcactatactggctaaactgggcactatactggctaaactgggcactttactagccatactggggcactatactagctaaactgggcactatactagctaaaatgaggcactacctacccatactgggcgctatactgggcactatactggctatactgggcactatactggctatactggacactacctacctatactgggcactatactagctatactgggacacactggggggctgcaccaatccagcatttcctacccccggcttatatgggggtcaatcatttttccctggtttttcagggaaaagttggaggtcggcttatatgcgggtcggcttatatgcgagtatatacggtaaagtattttgctattgttcaaaaagctgttaagaatgataagaagtcaatccaactgttgaattgacttcttatcagttttATCaactgaacaatagcaaaatacatttttttttttagttgtttcacaacaaagttgtatggggcttaatagacaagtttggcagatagttggacagatagttggtaggtgtgtatgaaccttaagacATATTCAGCCAGTTGGCCAAATACATTTCCCAGAGGGGATAGCTTTAAACGAgtaaggtttttgttttgtttttcttttggttagttCTTTAactttgttctgttctgttcaccAGTGTGGCGAGCCAGTCCTCAATGAATTTATGCCGGATATCGCAATGGGCGTCTCCAGTATGACCCTGAAAGAGCGGAGGCTGCCAGAACTGACCATCGATACCCAGCTCAGCCAGCAGGTGTCGGATATGATGCCAGGCCCCGCCCAACACCACGCATGTATCCCAAGCAGGCACATGCACAGTTCCCGGAAgaagcagagcatggagcagaagatGGATTCCCGCGACAGCCAGCCGGAGTACCCAGAATTCTACGACTTCTCCAACTCCGCTTGCCGCCCGTCTACGCCGGTGCCCAGCAGACACTCCCCCTTGGCCACGCAGGGGATTTACTTCGGCCCCGATTTGTACAGTCACAGCAAACCACCCCCCGGCGTGCACAAATCTGCATACCTACCCAACCAGATCTCTCCAAAAAAGCAAGACGACCTCCGGAGGGATTACCTGTTTTCCCAAGACAGTCACCCTCATAGGCAAAAGAATGAACCTTTACACCTCGATGTCTTAGAACAGCCTCCGCAAAGACTAGATCTGGCCCTGGCCGCCCAGGAGGGCGCAAGTCACGGCCGAGGGCGTGCAAAAATGGAGTCTGATCTCACGTACGgcctgacctcgaacagaccctcACACTCCGCTTACGGTTCCGACCGCCAGGACGAGCGATCGTTCAGGAGGATAGCGGACAGCGACCTCCTGGACCACGCCGCCCAGAGGAGCATGGACCTAGAGCGGGAGGACACAGTAGGCCGAGAACGAAGGTCTCCCAACAAACCAGACTTTCTCTACAAAAAATCAGCTCTCTGATGATTTATTAACCTCTCAACGTAATCTGTGCCTAAGACTTTACACCACTTTTTTCATGGGTTTTAGTCTGAGCGACAACCATCTGCAGAAAGTAATCCAGTctttattttttcctcttatttttttttttaggtatcttTTCTGTATACACAGCCTGATCGCAATGGACGTTTTTAcagtctttctctttttttttttgtcagatcaTATTAGCAGGCACCttgattttatttttaatgttgtaTTTGCAGTCTTTCTTTATTTTGCACCTGCTCGTTTACCTTTTTATGCAGCTTGGCATTTACTGTTAGACGGTGTACCCCTTTTTTTTGTTCCCCATTTCCTGTTTTGTATTGCTTGAACACCCAGGTTCCATCTTCCAGTGGGCTTCAACATTCTTCTGAGAAGTATTTTCTAATGCAAgacaaaaaaaggtttatttttaataatcaaGTTATCCAAAGAGCACATGTAGAATACATTGTTCtcgagctttgttttttttttccttttctcttgGTGTATTTGGGTTTTCCTGGAGATTCTTCTGGCTACGAGCGAATGAAAGGTGTGTGCGGGGACGGAATCTCCTCCCATCCCCACTCCTGACCGTTCGTCTTACATTCCTCTGtggggctttgggggggggggggaggggggtatacagAGCGGATTGGGATGGGTGGTTCTGTCCCTTCCCTTCGCATGCCTTTACTTTTAATTGTACATAACCAAAATATCATCTTGCTTGTGTTAAGTATTTGTCGATACCTGTAAGTACATGGAATGCTCTTCAGATGAATTTCTGGGTAGTCTGGTCTGAGAgatccttaaaggacctctgccgcgaaaatcttaaaattaaaaatatatgtaaacatatacaattgagaagtacatttcttccagag
Encoded here:
- the BTBD7 gene encoding BTB/POZ domain-containing protein 7, giving the protein MGVNASSYPHSCSPRVGGNAQTQQTFIGTSSYSQQGYGYESKLYNLEHGHEKPQDKKKKTSGLATLKKKFIKRRKSSRSADHAKQMRELLSGWDVRDVNALVEEYEGTAALKELSLQANLSRPETRSLQKDMSDLYEYKYCTDVDLIFQETCFPVHRAILAARCPFFKKLLSSSPEFGAEIIMDINTAGIDMPMFSALLHYLYTGEFGIEDSRFQNVDILVQLSEEFGTPNSLDVDMRGLFDYMCYYDAVLSFSSDSELVETYGAQSCLEEELRAHKAILSARSPFFRNLLQRRIRTGEEITDRTLRTPTRIILDESIIPKKYAKVILHCMYTDIVDLSYVLHCSPSIGSLSEVQALVAGKPNMSRAEEAMELYHIALFLEFNMLAQGCEDIIAESVCLDTLIAILKWSSQPYGSNWVHRQALHFLCEEFSQVMISDVFYELNKEHLLTVIQSDYMQASEQDILKYLIKWGEYQLMKRIADREPNLLSGTAHSVNKRGVKRRDLDVEELREILSPLLPFVRIEHILPMNSDVLSDPMKRGLISTPPADMLPTSESGKSNSWLRQKNAGIYVRPRLFSPYVEEAKAVLDEMMVEQTDLVRLRMVRMSNVPDTLYMVNNAVPQCCHMINHQQMSSSQAIPPTVVANEIPVPPLAVVKEMIRRLQELRHTEQVQRAYALNCGEGATVSYEIQIRVLREFSLSDSAAELLQNPHKFFPDERFGDESPLLTVRQSGRCRINSTPAAETMFTDIDSYVAFHPPLPPPPPPYHPPATPIHNQFKASWKQRVPSQHPSRSFSYPCNHSVFHSRTIPKATPPSYLPGGKNIPPDCTNTGLGRQTVAAAAAAALAAEQQACGEPVLNEFMPDIAMGVSSMTLKERRLPELTIDTQLSQQVSDMMPGPAQHHACIPSRHMHSSRKKQSMEQKMDSRDSQPEYPEFYDFSNSACRPSTPVPSRHSPLATQGIYFGPDLYSHSKPPPGVHKSAYLPNQISPKKQDDLRRDYLFSQDSHPHRQKNEPLHLDVLEQPPQRLDLALAAQEGASHGRGRAKMESDLTYGLTSNRPSHSAYGSDRQDERSFRRIADSDLLDHAAQRSMDLEREDTVGRERRSPNKPDFLYKKSAL